The genome window GATGAGCTGGGTGCGCCCCGGCGTGGAACTGGTCCGGACCAGGCTCTTGCGGTTCACGAGCACGTTGATGAGTGACGATTTTCCGACATTGGATCGCCCCACAAAGGCGATCTCGGGAAGGTCGCCGGGCGGGTAGTGCTCAGGCCTCGTGCCGCTCGTGACAAATTCCGCGCTCGTGATATTCACCATGGATCCCCCTGAAATGCTGGCTGCCCGTGCGACAATAGCACCTCGGCCCTCCCAATGCAATCAGTGGCGACAACCGGTCGCACGTCACACTTTAGGCAAGGAAATTGCATGTTATTCTGAACATTTGTCGTCCGCAGATGCTTACCCCGAACAGGTGCCCCATGAACAAGGAACTGGAAACCCTCATTCTCTCCGCCGTGGACCTGCCGACCATCCCGCTCGTCGCCACCAAGGTCATCGAAATGATCGAGCAGGAGGACGTGACGATCGAGAAGATCGCCCAGGCGGTCTCAGCCGATCCAGCCGTAGCCGCACGCATCCTCAAACTCTCCAACTCGGCCTACTATGGCTGTCAGCGCCAGATCAACACCCTGTCCGGGGCGATCATGCTCCTGGGATTCAGGACCCTCAAGAGCCTGGTGGTGGCCGCGTCCCTCAAGCAGATCTGCAAACGCTTCGGCCTTACGGAGAAAATGCTCTGGGAGCATGCCGTGGGCGCCGCCATCGCCGCACGGATCATCAGCGCCAACGGCAAGTTCGTCAACGAAGAGACGGCGTTTCTGGCCGGGCTGTTCCACGACATCGGCAAGACCATCATGAACGACCTGGATCCTTCGAAATACCAGCAGGTAATGATGCGCTGCTACAATGAGGGGCTGCCGTTCGAGGGCGTGGAGCGGAGCATCTACTCCTTTTCCCATGCCGAGGTGGGAGCACTCGTCATCCGCAAGTGGAACTTCCCGGAGACCCTTTCCGCGGCGGTCATGCACCACCACGACTTTCCCAACCCAGGGCTGTCGGACCAGTACGAGCTTTTTCTGACCGCCACCACCTGCCTGGCAGACAAGTTCTGCAAGAAACTCGGCATCGGCGAGCGCCACCCGGACGACGAGCTCGATCTGGGAAAAACGCCGGAGGCGCATCTACTCGGCTACACGCCCGAGGCTCTCCAGCGTGACGTGACACTGTTCGCCCAGACTTACGAGGAGAACAAGAATTTTTTCATCAGCGACTGAGCGCTGCCGCGGGCAGGGGCATACCAGACACAAGAAGACGCGCGGCTCTCTGCCGCGCGTCTCTGTGTTTCAGTCAACACCCGATTATCGCGGCACCCAGCCGGCAGACGGAATGCACCACCCCGGCGCGCGCCCCGGCCCCCTGGCGGCACGTTGCCGCCACATGCGGCGATCAGCTCATATCAGGCCTTTTCCCGGATGATCAGCCCCTTGAGCTCGTCGAGGACTTTGGCGATCTTGAGGATTTCCTCGGCGGGAATCTGCCGGATCACCTCGCCGTTTTCCCGTGCCAGGACCTTGACGACCGTTCTGTTGGTGTCCTTGTCCACGGAAAATTCAAGATCGCGGCTGACCGACTCGATGAACGCATTGATCCGTTCAGCCGCCTCCTTGACCCGTTCCTCTTCGCTCTTGCCCTTGTCCTTCTCGGGCTCGCGGGTCTGCTCCACGGGCCGTTGAGCATGTTTCCCCTCTCCATCCTGCCGCGACTTGGCCACAATTGCCGGAACAACCGCAACCGCGGATGGTCCTGTCCCACTGGTGGCTTCGATATTCATGGCATCTCTCCCTGAGAATATAACACTCCCTATGACCACATATCGGAATGCCGCAGGGAAACTTTAGAAAAAAACGTCTAACCCGGGAAAAACCCTCTGCAGTCCCGGCATCCATGAAGCTGGACCGACACCCAATTCCATCTGTGAATTCCGCTTCTGGTTGAAAGCCCCCGGAAAGGCATGGACAATCGTGCGCGACTACGATTCGACCGCAGAGTGGTCATTGGACACCTTGGGACACTCACCAGGAACCTGTCAGGTCGAGATTGACGCTCGAGTTTCGGGAACGTCGCCGGTTGCCAGCTATAATGCATACAAAATATTGACACTACTTCTCTACCCAATTAACTGCAATCCCTTCGAGCGGTTATCGATGGTGCCATGCGAGGTCGGCTCCGTCGATGCCTGCACCATTACCCCGGCGACCACCGGCACCATCAATCATTTTTTTGACACCTCCTAACATCCCCCGCAACAGACATCCTGTCCAGTCAACAAAAATCACGTAATCTCTTAAAGCGAACGACAGTGCTTTTGGCTGCGCTTTTAGACACCAAGCCGACCACAGCGTACGGCACATCCATTGCATTACCCCACTCAGACCAATAGTTCCTCGAAGGAGAGCACATTTCATGACGACGTGCAGGATCTGCCAAGCCCATATCAGCCCCTTCATTTCGTACGGGCAGATGCCCATTGCGAACGGATTCCTTACGCCCCCTGATTTCGACGGAGAATACTTTTATGAAATGAAGGCGGCATTCTGCGAACAGTGTGGCATGGTGCAACTGGTCGACCAACCCGACCCAGAACAAATGTTCAATGAACACTACCACTTTTTCTCTGGCACATCGAAACTGATGGGTATCCACTTTAAGCAGTTCGCGGAACAGGTTATCGCCGACCGTCTGAAGGAGAAGAATGACCCGTTCGTTGTGGAGATTGGCAGTAATGACGGTATCATGCTGCAACACTTCGCCGTCAAGGGGATCAGGCACCTGGGCATCGAACCATCGGCCAACGTCGCCGCAGCGGCCCGTGAAAAGGGGATTCAGACCATCTGCCGTTTCTTCAATGAAGAGACTGCCCGGGATATCGTGAGAGAACACGGCCAAGCCGACGCGTTCCTGGCCGCCAACGTCATGTGCCACATCCCCTTTTTCCATTCGATCATCGCCGGCATCAAAATTCTCCTGAAGGATGACGGCATCGTCATGTTCGAAGACCCCTACCTGGGAGACGTAATCGAGAAAACGTCCTACGACCAGATCTACGATGAGCATGTTTTTCTCTTTTCCCTGAGATCCATCGGCTATGCCTTCGCGCAACACGGCCTTGAACTGGTGGACATCGAGCCCCAGACGACCCACGGCGGCTCCATGCGGTACGTCATCGCCCACAAGGGGGCGCGCCCCGTTTCTCCGGCAGTCCTCACCCAGCTTCGCAAAGAAGAGGAACTGGGGCTCCACAGACTCGAAACCTACGAGAGGTTCCGCCTGAACTGCGAAAAATCTCGCTCTGAGTTGAAATCGCTGCTGGAGCACCTGAAGGCGGAAGGAAAGCGGGTAGTGGGCTACGGTGCCACGTCCAAGAGCACGACCATCATCAACTACTGCGGCATCACCCCGGACCTGATCGAGTTCATCAGCGACACGACGCCGGCCAAGCAGGGGAAATTCACCCCCGGAGCCCATATCCCGGTCAGGCCATACGGAGACTTTGCAGCAAGGTATCCCGATTACGCTCTCCTGTTCGCCTGGAACCACAGTGTAGAGATCATGGCCAAGGAAGGCGACTTCCGAAGCGGCGGCGGCAAGTGGATCGTCTATGTCCCCCAGGTCAAGGTGATCGAATGATTCTCTGCGGGTATCCAAAGGCCCAGTACCTCGCTCACAAGGATGAAATCGACGGGGCAATCCGGTCGGTTTTGGACAAAGGGAGATACGTCCTCGGTGATGAAGTCCGCGCGTTCGAGTCAGAGTTCGCCGCATACGTCGGAGTGGACAAGGGGATAGGCGTCGGCAGCGGCACCGAGGCACTCCACCTCGCTCTTAAGGCATGCGGCGTCGGGCCAGGCGACGAAGTCGTCACCGTCTCCCACACAGCGGTCGCCACGGTCGCGGCCATTGAACTGGCCGGAGCAACCCCCGTTTGCGTTGACATTGAACCCGACACGTTCTGCATGAACCCTAACCTCCTAGAAGCGGCTATAACCCCCCAGACCAGGGCCGTGATCCCTGTCCATATCTATGGACAGCCCGCGAGCATCGAGCGAGTGGTCGACATCGCGAGGCGCCACAGCCTGCGGGTTATTGAGGACTGCGCCCAGGCCCACGGAGCGTCCTACGGCGGACGGAAGGCCGGCTCCTTCGGCGACATGGCCTGCTTCAGCTTCTATCCCACCAAGAACCTCGGTGCCCTAGGCGACGGCGGAATGGTAGTAACCGGCGATCCTGACCTGGCGCGCACGGCGAAACTGCTGCGGGAGTATGGCTGGGCAGATCGCTACGTGAGCGCGGTCAGCGGCTGGAACACGCGGCTGGATGAAATCCAGGCGGCGGTGCTCCGGGTGAAGTTACGCCACCTCGACGCCGACAATGACAGACGGCGGCAACTGGCGGCGGTCTACGACCGGGAGTTGCACGGCTCACACTTGATATTGCCCGAACCACGGCCGCAGGCACATCATGTCTATCACCTGTACGTGGTCCGCACCCCCCACCGGGACGAGTTGCTGCGACACCTTGACAGGGAAGGCATCAAGGCACTGGTCCACTATCCCGTCCCTGTCCACCTCCAGCCGGCATACGCGGGCCTGCACACTGCCCCGCTGCCGGAAACCGACCGCGCCGCCAGCCAGGTTCTCTCCCTGCCGATGTATCCCGAGCTCGGCGAGAGCGATGTCCTGAAAGTGACTGCGGCCATCAGCGAATTTGAACGGACGAGGTAGCACGCCAATGATTGACGGAGTCGTCATAAAAGAGCTAGTGACCCACACCGACGAACGCGGATTTTTCCGCGAGCTCATCCGGGTAACCGATGACTTTTTCGGCGAGGGGTTCGGCCAACTGAGCCACTCCCTCATGTATCAGGGAGTCGCGAAGGCTTGGCATATCCATAACACCCAGATCGACTGGTGGTATGTGGGGTGCGGCGTCCTCAAGGTGGCACTCCACGACAAAAGGCCGGATTCCCCCACGTGCGGCGAAACAATGGAGCTGTTCATGGGAGACAACCACCCCGCGCGCGTGCTTCGCATCCCGCCGGGAGTCGCCCACGGCTGCAAGTGCATCAGCGGTCCGGTCAGTCTGTTCTATGTCACTTCAACCATATACGACCAAAGCGAAGAGGGCAGGATTGCCCATAATGACGACGAGATAGGCTACGACTGGCAGGCCACGGCTTCGATTAAATGACCCCTGGAGGCTCAACAACCATGATCCTTGGTACCGTCAACGATTTTGCCGGCACGGAACGGACATACTACGCAAAAAACCTCAACTCGCTTTACAAACATCAGCCGCTACTCGCATCGAAAATTGCCGAGTTCAATGAAAGCGACGATATCTCGGTAACCAGCTCCAAGTCCGGCCACGCCATTCCGGTCTTCCGAGGCAAGGCGGTACATTCCCTCGAGAATCCCGTGGCTGAAAGCGAAGTAATCTCAAAGCAGGTGTTCTCGCAGTTTTCACAGGAGCGGATTCTGTTCTTCGGATTCGGTTTCGGCTACCACATTGTTCCCTTTGTACAAAGGGGGCTCTCTCCCATTGTCTACGAGCCCTCCCTCGCCTTGCTGAAACTGGCGTTCATGCACGTTGACCTGACACCCATCATCCCCTTTGTCACGTTCCACACGGGCACCCGGCTCCCCGATATTCCGCGGTCAACCCAGGTGTTCACCCACAATGTGCTGGCAGAACTGTTCCCCCAGGCTGCCGGCGCCCTGTCTGGAAAAGTCATAACCCACCAGCCTCCCCATACCGACGATGTTGACGAAGGGGTCTACTACGAGTCGTACCGCAATGTCACCTGCCTCAAGCACCCCTGCGACCTCGTCGCCTACCAGATGATCTTCTTTCTGGTCCGTCCGACGATTGTCCTGGAAATCGGCACCTGCCGCGGCGGCTCGGCCCTTCTCTTCGGGGATCTGCTCCGCATTCTGGGGGGCGACCGGCATCTCCATACTTACGACATCGTTGACGAGGGGGCGCCGGAACTGTTCGAGCATCCGAACGTCACCTTCCATCCAGGGGGCTGGAAGTCCTTCGATCCGGCAATCATCAAGCCCCATGACCGGGTGCTCGTCATTGAGGACTCCGCGCATACCTACGAAAACACCATCCAAGTGATGCACACCTTTGCCCCGTACGTTACCCCCAACTCTTACTTCATCGTCGAGGACGGAGCCGCCGGACTTACACGACCCGAATTCAACGGTGGCGCCATCAGGGCGATCGAAGAATTCATCAGCCAAAATCCCCAGTTCGAGGTTGACGACCGCTGGGAACACTTTTTCGGGACCGGCAACACCGGCTGCCTCAAAGGATTCCTGCGCCGGAAAGCTGGCGTCTGAGACAAGGGCGCCCATGAATGAGCATATCAACACGTTCCCCCGCCAGGTAATCCTCTATGGCGGAACAGGGCAGGCAAAGGTAATCCGCCCGATCATCGAACTCCATAGAGCGAGCGTGGTGGCAGTGTTCGACGACACGCCGGGGCTCGCGTCTCCTTTCCCCGATGTCCCAATCTACCGGGGATGGGAAGAGTTGCCTAACTGGCTCGTAGCGCGCGACCCGTATGAGATCGGCTTCTGTGTCACCATAGGTAACCCGCACGGCCGCGCCCGGCTGCGCATTCACGATCAGCTTGCCGCCTTGGGGCTTCAGCCGGTAACGGTCGTCCACCCCACCGCCTGGATCGCGGACAATGCGGAAATCGGCATCGGCTGCCAGATTCTCGCCGGAGCCATTGTCTGCGCCGAGGCCAAACTCGGGCGAGCCTGTATCGTCAACACCGGCGCCAGCGTCGACCATGAGGATATCCTGGAGGACGGAGCCGAGCTGGCTCCCGGCGCAACCCTATGCGGCATCGTCCACATGGGGGTAGCCTCGTGGGTCTGTGCGGGGGCAACCGTCCTGCCGCGCATATCCATCGGCGCCGATGCCATTGTCGGCGCGGGCGCGGTCGTCACAAGGGACGTCCCGCCAGCGACCACCGTGGTCGGCGTGCCGGCCAGACCAATCAGCAGAGCAGATCAACATCAAGGGGAAGATCAATGAACACCATCCATATGGCAGGGCCGTGGATAACCGAACTGGAGATCAAGACCGTCGAAGACGCCATGCGCAACGGCTGGTACGAGAACGCATACCACTACGTGGAGACGTTCCAGAAGGAGTTCGCGAAATACCATAATCGCAGGTACGGCATCATGACGCCGAACTGCACCACCTCGATACACCTGCTGCTCACCGCCCTGGGAATCACGGAGGGAGACGAGGTGATCGTACCCGAATGCACCTGGATTGCTTCGGCAGCGCCGATAACCTACCTCCGCGCGACCCCCGTCTTCTGCGACATCGATCCCGACGATTGGTGCCTCGATCCGGAGTCAGTGCGAAAGAGCATCACCCCCCGCACCAAGGCCATTATCGCCGTGGACCTTTTCGGCAACATGCCGCGGATGGACGAACTGGCGGCAATCGCCGACAGCCACGGGATTCT of Geobacter anodireducens contains these proteins:
- a CDS encoding flagellin; its protein translation is MNIEATSGTGPSAVAVVPAIVAKSRQDGEGKHAQRPVEQTREPEKDKGKSEEERVKEAAERINAFIESVSRDLEFSVDKDTNRTVVKVLARENGEVIRQIPAEEILKIAKVLDELKGLIIREKA
- a CDS encoding SAM-dependent methyltransferase gives rise to the protein MTTCRICQAHISPFISYGQMPIANGFLTPPDFDGEYFYEMKAAFCEQCGMVQLVDQPDPEQMFNEHYHFFSGTSKLMGIHFKQFAEQVIADRLKEKNDPFVVEIGSNDGIMLQHFAVKGIRHLGIEPSANVAAAAREKGIQTICRFFNEETARDIVREHGQADAFLAANVMCHIPFFHSIIAGIKILLKDDGIVMFEDPYLGDVIEKTSYDQIYDEHVFLFSLRSIGYAFAQHGLELVDIEPQTTHGGSMRYVIAHKGARPVSPAVLTQLRKEEELGLHRLETYERFRLNCEKSRSELKSLLEHLKAEGKRVVGYGATSKSTTIINYCGITPDLIEFISDTTPAKQGKFTPGAHIPVRPYGDFAARYPDYALLFAWNHSVEIMAKEGDFRSGGGKWIVYVPQVKVIE
- a CDS encoding HD family phosphohydrolase → MNKELETLILSAVDLPTIPLVATKVIEMIEQEDVTIEKIAQAVSADPAVAARILKLSNSAYYGCQRQINTLSGAIMLLGFRTLKSLVVAASLKQICKRFGLTEKMLWEHAVGAAIAARIISANGKFVNEETAFLAGLFHDIGKTIMNDLDPSKYQQVMMRCYNEGLPFEGVERSIYSFSHAEVGALVIRKWNFPETLSAAVMHHHDFPNPGLSDQYELFLTATTCLADKFCKKLGIGERHPDDELDLGKTPEAHLLGYTPEALQRDVTLFAQTYEENKNFFISD
- a CDS encoding erythromycin biosynthesis sensory transduction protein eryC1, with protein sequence MILCGYPKAQYLAHKDEIDGAIRSVLDKGRYVLGDEVRAFESEFAAYVGVDKGIGVGSGTEALHLALKACGVGPGDEVVTVSHTAVATVAAIELAGATPVCVDIEPDTFCMNPNLLEAAITPQTRAVIPVHIYGQPASIERVVDIARRHSLRVIEDCAQAHGASYGGRKAGSFGDMACFSFYPTKNLGALGDGGMVVTGDPDLARTAKLLREYGWADRYVSAVSGWNTRLDEIQAAVLRVKLRHLDADNDRRRQLAAVYDRELHGSHLILPEPRPQAHHVYHLYVVRTPHRDELLRHLDREGIKALVHYPVPVHLQPAYAGLHTAPLPETDRAASQVLSLPMYPELGESDVLKVTAAISEFERTR